A stretch of the Fusobacterium varium genome encodes the following:
- the asrC gene encoding anaerobic sulfite reductase subunit C produces the protein MKHDININKLKLNCFRQSKVPGEFMLQMRVPGGIVKAKYLSTIQYIAETWGNGTFHLGMRQTLNAPGIKYENIGEVNKYLENYIKDIEVEMCGVDMDINEAGYPTIGARNIMACIGNSHCIKANVNTFELAKKIEKEIFPSHYHIKIAIAGCPNDCAKGHFNDFGILGVTKPIYLKERCIGCGRCVKVCEHAATRVLKLVNNKIEKDSCCCVGCGECVEACPASAWVRPTKKLYRVIVGGRTGKQYPRMGKMFLNWVTEDVVIKVIQNWQNFSANVLHHEPVYIHGGHLIDRAGYSKFKDLILKDVELNPEALVAQRILWAETEYRANINLRAVEDIPSPGEDYTK, from the coding sequence ATGAAACATGATATAAATATAAATAAATTAAAATTAAACTGTTTCCGCCAATCTAAAGTACCAGGAGAATTTATGCTTCAAATGCGTGTTCCAGGTGGCATTGTAAAGGCAAAATATTTGAGTACAATTCAATATATTGCAGAAACTTGGGGAAATGGAACTTTCCATTTAGGGATGAGACAGACATTGAATGCTCCTGGAATAAAATATGAAAATATTGGTGAAGTTAATAAATACCTAGAGAATTACATTAAAGATATAGAAGTAGAAATGTGTGGCGTTGATATGGATATTAATGAAGCAGGATATCCAACAATAGGAGCAAGAAATATAATGGCCTGTATAGGAAACTCTCATTGTATAAAAGCAAATGTAAATACTTTTGAGCTGGCTAAAAAAATAGAGAAAGAAATATTTCCAAGTCATTATCACATAAAAATAGCAATAGCAGGATGTCCCAATGATTGTGCCAAAGGACACTTTAATGATTTTGGGATACTTGGAGTTACAAAACCAATTTATCTGAAAGAGAGATGTATTGGATGTGGAAGATGTGTAAAAGTGTGTGAACATGCAGCAACAAGAGTTCTTAAATTAGTAAATAATAAAATAGAGAAAGACAGTTGCTGCTGTGTAGGATGTGGAGAGTGTGTGGAAGCATGTCCAGCTTCAGCATGGGTAAGACCTACTAAAAAATTGTATAGAGTAATAGTTGGTGGAAGAACTGGAAAACAATATCCAAGAATGGGAAAAATGTTTTTAAACTGGGTTACAGAAGATGTAGTAATAAAAGTAATTCAAAACTGGCAGAATTTCTCAGCAAATGTTCTTCATCATGAACCTGTATATATTCATGGAGGTCACCTTATTGACAGAGCAGGGTATTCAAAATTCAAAGATTTAATATTAAAAGATGTAGAATTAAATCCTGAAGCTTTAGTAGCTCAAAGAATTTTGTGGGCTGAAACTGAATATAGAGCTAACATAAATTTAAGAGCTGTTGAAGATATTCCAAGTCCTGGAGAGGATTATACTAAATAA
- a CDS encoding putative ATPase yields MKNYFSKSKDEILKEFNSNEKGLTTGQVETSIEKYGYNQLNEEKKLSTFTVFISQFKDFLVIILIIASIISLISGNEESTIVILVVIIINAILGTVQHLKAEESISSLKSLSAPKSKVLRDGEKVEILSKYLVPGDIVFIEAGDLVPADGRIIESFSLLVNESSLTGESESVEKISNIMADGELALGDQKNMVFSGTLVSYGRGIVIVTSTGMNTELGKIASLLEATKEKSTPLQVSLDNFGKKLSIGIIILCIIVFAINVFHGVKMLDSLMFAVALAVAAIPEALSSIVTIVLALGTQKLSKENAIIKNLKSVESLGCVSVICSDKTGTLTQNKMTVKQVYINNKVYNEKGLDIKDTGESLILKESILCNDATSEIGDPTEIALINLSEINYKINSKELKEKYPRISEIPFDSDRKLMSTVHEIDNEILMLTKGALDSVLPKTTHILVHNEVREITKSDIENIENINTMFAETGLRVLTFAYKVLDERKEITREDEDKFIFIGLVGMIDPPREESKAAVEKCITAGIKPVMITGDHKITATTIAKEIGIYQDGDNVLEGIEVEKMSDEELINKVSSTSVYARVSPEHKIRIVTAWQTLGKICAMTGDGVNDAPALKRADIGIAMGITGTEVSKDAASMILTDDNFSTIVKAVTTGRNIYSNIKNSIRFLLSGNTAGILAVLYSSLAGLPVIFAPVHLLFINLLTDSLPAIAIGMEPSHGDVLTEKPRDPKEPILTKELAGKILIEGLLIAVFVMLAFYIGYQDGNTLKGSTMAFSVLCLARLFHGFNCRGGSSIIGLGLFSNMFSIAAFVIGFILLNGILIFPVFHSIFQVAPLDINDLLYIYGLAFIPTLIIQISKFIKYKK; encoded by the coding sequence ATGAAAAATTATTTTTCTAAATCGAAAGATGAAATCTTAAAAGAGTTCAATTCAAATGAAAAGGGACTTACAACTGGTCAGGTAGAAACTTCTATCGAAAAATACGGGTATAATCAGCTTAATGAAGAAAAGAAACTAAGTACTTTTACTGTATTTATTTCTCAGTTCAAAGATTTTTTAGTTATCATTCTTATTATAGCTTCTATTATTTCTCTTATTTCAGGTAATGAAGAAAGTACTATTGTTATTTTAGTTGTTATTATTATCAATGCTATACTTGGAACAGTGCAGCATTTAAAAGCTGAAGAATCTATAAGCAGTTTGAAAAGTTTATCGGCTCCAAAGTCAAAAGTTTTGAGAGATGGAGAAAAGGTAGAAATATTATCTAAATATCTAGTGCCTGGAGATATCGTCTTTATTGAAGCAGGAGATTTAGTTCCAGCAGACGGAAGAATCATTGAAAGTTTCTCCCTTCTTGTAAATGAAAGTTCTCTTACTGGAGAATCAGAAAGTGTAGAAAAAATCAGTAATATAATGGCTGATGGCGAACTCGCTCTTGGTGATCAAAAAAATATGGTCTTTTCTGGAACTCTGGTAAGTTATGGAAGAGGTATTGTCATAGTTACTTCTACAGGAATGAATACTGAACTTGGAAAAATCGCTTCTCTTTTAGAAGCTACAAAGGAAAAATCAACTCCACTTCAAGTATCTCTTGATAACTTTGGTAAAAAACTTTCAATTGGAATAATCATACTTTGTATAATTGTATTTGCAATAAATGTATTCCATGGTGTAAAAATGCTTGATTCACTTATGTTTGCTGTTGCTTTGGCAGTTGCTGCTATACCAGAAGCTCTAAGTTCTATTGTTACAATTGTTCTTGCTCTTGGTACCCAAAAGTTATCAAAAGAAAATGCTATCATAAAAAATCTTAAATCTGTTGAATCTCTTGGTTGTGTTTCTGTAATATGTTCTGATAAGACTGGAACGCTTACACAAAATAAAATGACTGTAAAACAAGTGTATATCAACAATAAAGTATACAATGAAAAAGGATTGGATATAAAAGATACTGGTGAATCTCTTATTTTAAAAGAAAGTATTCTTTGTAATGATGCTACAAGTGAAATAGGTGATCCTACAGAGATTGCTTTAATAAATCTTTCTGAAATAAATTATAAAATAAACAGTAAGGAATTAAAAGAAAAATATCCTCGTATTTCTGAAATTCCATTCGATTCAGACAGGAAACTTATGAGTACAGTTCATGAAATTGACAATGAGATACTAATGCTTACTAAAGGAGCTTTAGACTCAGTTCTTCCAAAAACTACTCATATTCTTGTTCATAATGAAGTAAGAGAAATTACTAAATCTGATATTGAAAACATTGAAAATATCAACACTATGTTTGCTGAAACTGGTCTAAGAGTTCTTACTTTTGCCTATAAAGTATTAGATGAAAGAAAAGAAATTACCAGAGAAGATGAGGATAAATTTATATTTATTGGTCTTGTTGGAATGATTGATCCTCCTAGAGAAGAATCTAAAGCAGCTGTTGAAAAATGTATTACAGCTGGAATAAAACCTGTAATGATAACAGGAGATCATAAAATTACTGCTACAACTATTGCTAAAGAAATAGGAATTTACCAAGATGGAGATAATGTACTTGAAGGTATTGAAGTTGAAAAAATGAGTGATGAAGAACTTATCAATAAAGTTTCTTCTACTTCTGTTTATGCGAGAGTTTCTCCTGAACACAAAATAAGAATAGTTACTGCATGGCAGACACTAGGTAAAATATGTGCTATGACTGGTGATGGAGTTAACGATGCTCCAGCATTAAAAAGAGCTGATATAGGTATTGCTATGGGTATTACAGGAACTGAAGTTTCAAAGGATGCAGCTTCTATGATACTTACTGATGATAATTTCTCTACAATAGTAAAGGCTGTAACTACTGGTAGAAATATTTATTCAAATATTAAAAATTCTATAAGATTTTTACTTTCAGGTAATACTGCTGGTATTCTTGCTGTGCTTTATTCATCTCTTGCAGGTCTTCCAGTGATTTTTGCTCCAGTACACCTGCTGTTTATTAATCTGTTGACTGACAGCTTGCCAGCTATTGCTATTGGAATGGAACCTTCACATGGAGATGTACTTACTGAAAAACCTCGTGATCCAAAAGAACCTATTCTTACAAAAGAACTTGCTGGAAAGATTCTTATTGAAGGTTTATTAATTGCTGTGTTTGTAATGCTTGCTTTCTACATTGGATACCAAGATGGAAATACTTTAAAAGGAAGTACAATGGCTTTCAGTGTTCTATGCTTAGCTAGACTATTCCATGGATTTAACTGCAGAGGTGGAAGTTCTATAATAGGATTAGGATTATTTTCTAACATGTTTTCTATAGCAGCTTTCGTTATAGGATTTATATTATTAAATGGAATACTTATTTTCCCTGTTTTCCATTCTATATTCCAAGTAGCACCTTTAGATATTAATGATTTATTATACATATATGGATTAGCATTCATTCCAACTTTAATTATTCAAATATCTAAGTTTATTAAATATAAAAAATAA
- a CDS encoding sodium:proton antiporter, whose amino-acid sequence MGKIKDSLILKLILGVGIGLAIGLYCNETVIGIIQSIKFILGQLISFTVPLIILGFIAPAITKMKSNASKMLGLMLMLAYFSSVGAALFSMVAGFILIPKMHIVPNVEGLKHLPELIFKVEIPPPFTVMTALVLALFLGLAVVWTQSENFERLLDEFNNIMLKIVYMIIIPILPFFIASTFATLAYEGGITKQLPVFLKVVIIVLIGHFIWLTVLYSIGGAVSGKNPFNLLKFYGPAYLTAVGTMSSAATLPVALSCAKKSGALDEDIADFAIPLGATVHLCGSVLTEVFFVMTVSQVLYGHLPAFGTMILFIVLLGIFAVGAPGVPGGTVMASLGIIISVLGFDENGVALMLTIFALQDSFGTACNVVGDGALALILNGVFKKEQQKA is encoded by the coding sequence ATGGGAAAAATCAAAGATAGTCTAATTTTAAAATTGATCCTTGGAGTAGGGATTGGATTAGCAATTGGATTATACTGCAATGAAACTGTCATTGGAATAATTCAATCTATTAAATTTATACTTGGACAATTAATATCATTTACAGTTCCATTAATCATTTTAGGATTTATAGCCCCAGCTATAACTAAAATGAAATCTAATGCAAGTAAAATGCTTGGACTTATGCTTATGCTTGCATACTTTTCATCAGTAGGAGCTGCACTGTTCTCAATGGTAGCAGGATTTATTCTTATACCTAAAATGCATATAGTTCCTAATGTAGAAGGACTTAAGCATCTTCCTGAACTTATTTTTAAAGTAGAGATTCCACCTCCATTTACAGTTATGACAGCCTTGGTTCTTGCACTTTTCTTAGGTCTTGCTGTTGTTTGGACACAATCTGAAAACTTTGAAAGACTTTTAGATGAATTCAATAATATTATGCTTAAAATAGTTTATATGATTATTATACCTATACTTCCATTTTTTATTGCTTCTACATTTGCAACACTTGCATATGAAGGTGGAATTACTAAACAACTGCCTGTTTTCTTAAAAGTTGTTATCATAGTTCTTATTGGACATTTTATCTGGCTTACAGTTCTTTATTCTATTGGAGGAGCTGTTTCTGGAAAAAATCCATTTAATCTTTTAAAATTTTATGGTCCTGCTTATTTAACAGCAGTGGGAACTATGTCTTCTGCTGCTACTCTTCCAGTGGCATTAAGCTGTGCTAAAAAATCTGGAGCTTTAGATGAAGATATAGCTGACTTTGCTATTCCATTAGGTGCTACTGTACATTTATGTGGTTCAGTTCTTACAGAAGTTTTCTTCGTTATGACAGTTTCTCAAGTACTATATGGACATCTTCCAGCATTTGGAACAATGATTCTGTTCATCGTTCTTTTAGGAATTTTTGCTGTGGGTGCACCTGGAGTTCCTGGTGGAACTGTTATGGCTTCTCTTGGTATTATTATTTCTGTATTAGGTTTTGATGAAAATGGAGTTGCTTTAATGCTTACTATATTTGCTCTTCAGGATAGCTTTGGTACTGCCTGCAATGTTGTTGGTGATGGAGCACTTGCTTTAATTTTAAATGGTGTATTTAAAAAAGAACAGCAAAAAGCTTAA
- the asrA gene encoding anaerobic sulfite reductase subunit A, which translates to MGYFISNEKFDQIMNKMREKYRIYAPKRFEGQGRYSDTDIIRYDEIGSTKEIVYDIKSTYPVKEVLMPLNQTIMYFTEGKYTESQLKDEREILIFARACDINAIKRFDDIYLKNVNYEDPYYKRVREKTKFILMECPANGWDTCFCVSMEANKAEEYIFGVKFLDEGVMLESKENEFNEYFSENEKNDFTVTPVYENQREVRIPEINSKEIENKIKSLDMWKEYDKRCLECGSCTVACSTCTCFTTYDINYSSDTDAGERRRMQASCHIDGFTSIAGGHSFRNTPGDKMRFKVLHKIYDHKVLFKEHQMCVGCGRCDERCPVSISFIHTVNRLAQEVDKLNKEVK; encoded by the coding sequence ATGGGCTATTTTATATCTAATGAAAAATTTGACCAGATTATGAATAAAATGAGAGAGAAGTATAGAATATATGCTCCTAAAAGATTTGAAGGTCAAGGAAGATACTCTGATACAGATATTATAAGATATGATGAAATAGGTTCAACTAAGGAAATTGTCTATGATATTAAATCAACTTATCCTGTAAAAGAAGTTTTAATGCCTCTCAATCAGACTATTATGTATTTTACTGAAGGAAAGTATACAGAGAGTCAATTAAAAGATGAGAGGGAGATTCTTATATTTGCAAGAGCATGTGATATTAATGCTATAAAAAGATTTGATGATATCTATTTAAAAAATGTGAACTATGAAGATCCTTACTATAAAAGAGTAAGAGAGAAAACAAAATTTATACTTATGGAATGTCCTGCCAATGGCTGGGATACTTGTTTTTGTGTTTCCATGGAAGCAAATAAAGCAGAAGAATATATATTTGGAGTAAAATTTCTTGATGAGGGAGTAATGCTGGAAAGTAAGGAAAATGAATTTAATGAATATTTCAGTGAAAATGAAAAAAATGATTTCACAGTGACTCCAGTATATGAAAACCAAAGAGAAGTGAGAATACCAGAAATTAATTCTAAAGAAATAGAAAATAAAATAAAAAGCTTGGATATGTGGAAAGAATATGATAAAAGATGTTTAGAGTGTGGAAGTTGTACAGTAGCATGCTCAACTTGTACATGCTTTACTACTTATGATATAAACTATTCTTCTGATACAGATGCTGGTGAAAGAAGAAGAATGCAGGCTTCATGTCATATAGATGGATTTACTTCTATAGCTGGTGGACATTCTTTTAGAAATACTCCAGGTGATAAAATGAGATTTAAAGTTTTACATAAAATATATGATCATAAAGTGCTGTTTAAAGAGCATCAAATGTGTGTAGGATGTGGTAGGTGCGATGAAAGATGTCCAGTGAGCATTTCTTTTATCCATACTGTTAATAGATTAGCCCAAGAGGTTGATAAACTTAATAAGGAGGTAAAATAA
- the pyrC gene encoding dihydroorotase has protein sequence MLVKNCKIIDKDGKDIITDILIQNGTITKIEKNILTDAEEIIDAEEKYVLPGIVDVHTHMRDPGLTQKEDFTTGSMACARGGVTTFIDMPNTIPVTVTKEVLADKKALMNGRAYVDYGFHFGGSKKDNSSEIKDITNETASTKIFLNMSTGDMLIDDEKIIENIFRESKIISVHAEEEMVAKAIEFCEKYNKELYLCHLSKATEIELLKAAKARGIKVFGEVTPHHLFLNTDDVNKTERSQLLLRMKPELKEKHDNDVLWSALADGTLDTIGTDHAPHLIEEKLAKLTFGVPSVENSLEIMLNGVKNGKITLKRLIEVMCNKPADIFKIKNKGKIAVGYDGDLVIIDITDNSPVKDDKVITKAGWTPYENCNKGGKVLTTILRGQIVYSNGKFNGLHGREVKYYE, from the coding sequence ATGCTAGTCAAGAACTGTAAAATCATTGATAAAGATGGAAAGGATATCATTACTGATATATTAATTCAAAATGGAACTATTACTAAAATAGAAAAAAATATTTTGACTGATGCAGAAGAAATAATAGATGCAGAAGAAAAATATGTCCTTCCTGGTATAGTAGATGTTCATACTCATATGAGAGATCCTGGTCTTACTCAAAAAGAAGATTTTACTACTGGAAGTATGGCCTGTGCCAGAGGCGGAGTAACCACATTCATAGACATGCCTAATACTATCCCAGTAACTGTTACAAAAGAGGTTCTTGCTGATAAAAAAGCTCTCATGAATGGAAGAGCATATGTTGATTATGGATTCCATTTTGGAGGAAGTAAAAAAGATAACAGCAGTGAAATTAAAGATATAACAAATGAAACAGCATCTACTAAAATATTTCTTAATATGTCTACTGGAGATATGCTTATAGATGATGAAAAAATTATAGAAAATATATTTAGAGAATCAAAAATAATATCTGTACATGCAGAAGAGGAAATGGTAGCAAAAGCTATTGAATTTTGTGAAAAATACAACAAAGAACTTTATCTTTGCCATTTATCTAAAGCTACTGAAATAGAACTTTTAAAAGCTGCAAAAGCAAGAGGAATAAAAGTATTTGGTGAAGTTACTCCTCATCATCTTTTCTTAAATACAGATGATGTAAATAAAACAGAAAGAAGCCAGCTTTTACTTAGAATGAAACCTGAATTAAAAGAAAAACATGATAATGATGTTCTATGGTCAGCTTTAGCTGATGGTACTCTTGATACTATTGGTACAGATCATGCTCCACATCTTATTGAAGAAAAGCTTGCAAAACTCACTTTTGGAGTTCCAAGTGTAGAAAATTCTCTTGAAATAATGCTCAATGGAGTAAAAAATGGAAAAATAACTTTAAAAAGACTTATAGAAGTAATGTGCAATAAACCAGCTGATATTTTTAAAATAAAAAATAAAGGTAAAATAGCTGTTGGTTATGATGGAGATCTTGTAATTATAGATATAACTGATAATTCTCCTGTAAAGGATGACAAAGTAATAACAAAAGCAGGATGGACTCCATATGAAAATTGTAATAAAGGCGGAAAAGTTTTAACAACTATATTAAGAGGTCAAATAGTTTATTCAAATGGTAAATTTAATGGATTACATGGGAGGGAAGTAAAATATTATGAGTAG
- the asrB gene encoding anaerobic sulfite reductase subunit B produces the protein MENILLPEPHKILSIKKMTDLEWLFRVEYKEAAKIQFGQFMQISLPKVGECPISITNFSAEENWIEFLIRKVGIVTDELFKLRAGTVMPMRGPYGKGFSLENYKGKNVIVVTGGSGLAPIRSFIDYIYKKPETVKSLELLFGFKDIDSVLFKDDLLNWREKFPLTLTVDKGCGIDGECVGLVTEYVPQLQLLRKNFNDIEIIIVGPPVMMKYTALEFKKIGIPDENIWLSFERKMSCAIGKCGHCRIDETYVCLEGPVFNYSKAKDLVD, from the coding sequence ATGGAAAATATTTTATTGCCTGAACCACATAAAATTTTAAGTATAAAAAAGATGACTGATTTAGAATGGCTATTTCGTGTAGAATATAAAGAAGCAGCTAAAATACAATTTGGTCAATTCATGCAGATTTCTCTTCCTAAAGTTGGAGAATGTCCAATTTCTATTACAAATTTTTCTGCTGAAGAAAATTGGATAGAATTTTTAATAAGAAAAGTGGGAATAGTTACTGATGAACTTTTCAAATTAAGAGCTGGAACTGTTATGCCTATGAGAGGCCCTTATGGAAAAGGTTTTAGTTTAGAAAATTACAAAGGTAAAAATGTAATTGTTGTAACTGGAGGGTCTGGGCTTGCTCCTATAAGAAGTTTTATAGACTATATATATAAAAAACCAGAAACAGTAAAATCTTTAGAACTGTTATTTGGATTTAAAGATATAGATTCTGTATTATTTAAGGATGATCTTTTGAACTGGAGAGAAAAATTTCCATTGACTCTGACTGTTGATAAAGGATGTGGTATAGATGGAGAATGTGTTGGACTTGTGACTGAGTATGTTCCTCAACTGCAGCTTTTGCGTAAAAATTTTAACGATATAGAAATAATAATTGTTGGGCCTCCTGTAATGATGAAATATACAGCTCTTGAATTTAAGAAAATAGGAATTCCTGATGAAAATATTTGGCTTTCATTTGAAAGGAAAATGTCTTGTGCAATTGGGAAATGTGGACACTGTAGAATAGATGAAACTTATGTATGTTTAGAAGGTCCTGTGTTCAACTATTCAAAAGCCAAAGATTTAGTGGATTAA
- the pyrE gene encoding orotate phosphoribosyltransferase, translated as MSRAKEVAKSLLKTGAVKLNVKEPFTFVSGIKSPIYCDNRKMIGYPAERKVVVDEFVKKLSEKDFDVVAGTATAGIPWAAFIAWEMNKPMSYIRGEKKAHGAGRQIEGADFAGKKVIVIEDLISTGGSSIKAVEAARSEGAASVEVVSIFSYEFDKAFKNFADNNIPWESLSNFSALLELAREEKYLTEEEAEIASSWNKNTDTWGR; from the coding sequence ATGAGTAGAGCAAAAGAAGTAGCTAAATCATTATTAAAAACAGGAGCAGTAAAACTAAATGTAAAAGAACCTTTCACATTTGTATCAGGTATTAAAAGCCCTATATACTGTGACAATAGAAAAATGATTGGATATCCTGCTGAAAGAAAAGTAGTAGTTGATGAATTTGTAAAAAAATTATCTGAAAAAGATTTTGATGTAGTAGCTGGTACTGCTACTGCTGGTATTCCTTGGGCTGCATTTATAGCTTGGGAAATGAATAAACCTATGAGTTATATCAGAGGAGAAAAGAAAGCACATGGTGCTGGAAGACAAATTGAAGGTGCTGACTTTGCTGGTAAAAAAGTAATAGTTATTGAAGATCTTATTTCTACTGGAGGAAGTTCTATTAAAGCTGTGGAAGCTGCAAGAAGTGAAGGAGCTGCTTCTGTTGAAGTTGTTTCTATATTCTCTTATGAGTTTGATAAAGCTTTTAAAAATTTTGCTGATAATAATATCCCTTGGGAATCATTATCAAACTTCTCTGCTCTTCTTGAATTAGCTAGAGAAGAAAAATATCTTACTGAAGAAGAAGCAGAAATAGCTTCATCATGGAATAAAAATACTGATACTTGGGGAAGATAA
- a CDS encoding putative peptidyl-prolyl cis-trans isomerase, which yields MKNIFKFLLMVLVFVGAVSCSSLKKMLNSQEVARYNDVRATFVTTQGEINFYLYPEAAPLTVANFVNLAKRGYYDNTKIHRAVENFVVQGGDPTETGTGGPGYFIPDEIVNWLDFFQQGMLAMANAGPNTGGSQYFMTLYPAEWLNGKHTIFGEYISDSDFEKIRKLEVGDVIKEIKFSGDVDLILSLHKDQVEEWNAILDKEYPNLKQYPIKDISTYGGKVAEYKEELQNIYTRKSDEAESDKEYFIPRLIRATERKIKGVVSSDEESTEL from the coding sequence ATGAAAAATATATTTAAATTTTTATTAATGGTGCTAGTTTTTGTGGGTGCAGTTTCTTGTTCAAGTCTGAAAAAAATGCTTAACAGCCAAGAGGTTGCAAGATATAATGATGTAAGAGCTACGTTTGTAACAACACAAGGGGAAATAAATTTTTATCTTTATCCAGAGGCAGCACCACTTACTGTTGCTAACTTTGTTAATCTAGCTAAAAGAGGATATTATGATAATACTAAAATACATCGTGCTGTAGAAAACTTTGTTGTTCAAGGTGGAGACCCTACTGAAACAGGAACTGGTGGACCAGGATATTTCATCCCAGATGAAATAGTTAACTGGCTTGATTTCTTCCAACAAGGTATGCTGGCTATGGCTAATGCTGGACCTAATACAGGAGGATCACAATATTTCATGACTTTATATCCTGCTGAATGGTTAAATGGAAAGCACACTATATTTGGTGAATATATAAGTGATTCTGATTTTGAAAAAATAAGAAAACTTGAAGTTGGAGATGTCATTAAAGAAATAAAATTTAGTGGGGATGTTGATCTTATTCTTTCATTGCACAAAGATCAAGTTGAAGAATGGAATGCAATATTAGATAAAGAATATCCAAACTTAAAGCAGTATCCTATAAAAGATATTTCAACTTATGGTGGAAAAGTTGCTGAATATAAAGAAGAACTGCAAAATATATATACAAGAAAAAGTGATGAAGCAGAAAGTGATAAAGAATATTTTATTCCAAGATTAATAAGAGCTACTGAAAGAAAAATAAAGGGTGTAGTTTCTTCTGATGAAGAATCAACAGAATTATAA
- the aspC gene encoding aspartate aminotransferase: MNISTRALEMNFSPIRKLIPLADEASKKGIKVYKLNIGQPNIVTPDSFFEGLHSYKEKIVTYSDSRGIPQLIESFVKSYKASGIELEKEDILITQGGSEAILFILMSICNEGDEVLVPEPFYSNYSSFSTFSGAKVKPIPTTIENNFHLPSREEIEALITPTTRAIMFSNPVNPTGTIYTEKEIKMIGEIAKKYDLYIIADEVYRQFVYDDTPYTSVMHLDDLKDRVVLVDSISKHYSACGARIGLIASKNHALMNYILKFCQARLCVSTIEQHAAANLINTMDNYLEDVKLKYKSRRDLIYGYLTRIPGVICSKPEGAFYIFAKLPVDNAEKFAKWLLTDYSYENKTLLIAPGPGFYQTEGKGEQEVRLSFCTNVDDIENAMIVLKRALEEYNKDK; the protein is encoded by the coding sequence ATGAATATATCAACAAGAGCTTTAGAAATGAATTTTTCACCAATAAGAAAGTTGATTCCCCTTGCGGATGAAGCGTCTAAAAAAGGAATTAAAGTATATAAGCTTAACATTGGTCAGCCTAATATAGTTACTCCTGATTCTTTCTTTGAAGGGCTTCATAGCTACAAGGAAAAAATCGTTACTTATTCTGATTCAAGGGGAATTCCTCAACTTATTGAAAGTTTTGTAAAAAGTTATAAAGCTAGTGGTATAGAACTTGAAAAAGAAGATATTCTTATCACTCAAGGTGGAAGTGAAGCTATCCTTTTTATACTTATGTCAATTTGTAATGAAGGAGATGAAGTTTTAGTTCCAGAACCTTTTTATTCAAATTACTCAAGTTTTTCTACTTTTTCAGGTGCAAAGGTAAAACCTATACCTACTACAATAGAAAATAATTTCCATTTGCCTTCTAGAGAGGAAATTGAAGCATTAATTACTCCTACTACTAGAGCTATCATGTTTTCTAACCCTGTAAATCCTACTGGAACTATATATACAGAAAAAGAAATAAAAATGATTGGGGAAATAGCTAAAAAATATGATTTATATATCATAGCTGATGAAGTTTACAGGCAATTTGTATATGATGATACTCCATATACATCTGTTATGCACTTAGATGACCTTAAAGACAGAGTGGTATTGGTAGACAGTATCTCAAAACACTACAGTGCTTGTGGAGCTAGAATAGGACTTATTGCAAGTAAAAATCATGCTCTTATGAATTACATTCTGAAGTTCTGTCAGGCAAGGCTTTGTGTATCTACAATAGAACAACATGCAGCTGCTAATCTAATAAATACTATGGATAATTATTTAGAAGATGTAAAATTAAAATATAAGAGCAGAAGAGATCTTATTTATGGATATCTTACTAGAATACCTGGTGTTATTTGCTCTAAACCAGAAGGAGCTTTTTATATTTTTGCTAAACTTCCAGTAGATAATGCTGAAAAATTTGCTAAATGGCTTCTTACAGATTATTCTTATGAAAATAAAACTCTTCTTATTGCTCCAGGGCCTGGATTTTATCAGACAGAGGGTAAAGGAGAACAAGAAGTTAGACTATCTTTTTGTACTAATGTAGATGATATTGAAAATGCTATGATAGTTTTAAAAAGAGCTCTTGAAGAATATAATAAAGATAAATAA